ACCGCCCAACTGTAGATGTAGACATAGCTATTAGCTTTTAACTGCTGACTGCCAGCATTGAATTATATGCAAAAATACCGCAAAGCGTTGAAAATAGAAAGAAATCATGAACAGCAGCTAACGCAGCTTGTTAAAAATCTCCCAGACCACTATGCCGGTGCTAACGGAGATATTCAGGGAGTGTTTCATTCCGAGTTGTGGAATTTCGATACAGCCATCCACTATTTTCATTACGCCGGCATCCACGCCGCTTACCTCATTCCCGAAAACCAGGGCGAGGGGCTGGCCGGCCGGGGGAATAAATTTATTCAGCATCTGGCTGTTCACCGCCTGTTCTACAGCCATCACCAGGTAACCAGCGGCTTTCAGCTCCTGTACTGCGCTCAGCGTGGTTTCTGCATACTTCCACTCTACCGTTTCGGTGGCGCCCAGGGCAGTTTTGTTGATATCGCGGTGAGGGGGCACCGGGGTGTAGCCACAGAGCATAATCCCCTGCAGCAGAAAGGCGTCGGCAGTACGGAATACAGATCCCACGTTGTGCATGCTGCGTACATTGTCCAGCACCAGTACCAGCGGCGTTTTATCGGCCGCTTTGAACTCTTCCGCGGTTTTGCGGCCCAGTTCATCCATGCTTAATTTTCTCATCACCCGCAAAGATAATAGGATGGGATGAGTTTTATATATTTGCGCCATGGCAAAAAGTAAATCAGAAGAAACCCCGCTTATGCAACAGCATAAAGCCATCAAGGAAAAATACCCTGATGCCGTACTGTTGTTCCGTGTAGGCGATTTTTATGAAACATTTAATGAGGATGCTGTCATTGCAGCCCGGGTACTGGGCATTGTGTTAACCAAAAGGGCCAACGGAGCCGCTTCCTATGTAGATCTGGCCGGTTTTCCTCACCACGCACTGGATACTTACCTCCACAAACTGGTAAAGGCGGGGCACCGGGTAGCCGTATGCGACCAGCTGGAAGATCCGAAAATGGTAAAAGGAATCGTAAAACGCGGCGTTACTGAGATGGTGACTCCCGGAGTAGCGATCAATGATAAACTGCTGGAGAATTCCAGCAACAATTTTCTTGCAGCCGTTCATTTCGGTGGCGATGTTACCGGGGTATCTTTTCTGGACATCTCTACAGGTGAATTCTTTATAGCCGAAGGCAGTACAGAATATGTGGATAAACTCCTGCAGAGTTTCCGCCCGGCTGAAGTATTGTTCGCCAAACAGCAGCAGAAAAACTTCAAGGCTACTTTTGGAACGAGGTTCTATACCTATAACATGGATGAGTGGATTTTTACCACCACCTATGCGGAAGAAACACTGCTCAGGCATTTCCAGACCCATTCCCTGAAGGGTTTCGGCATAGAAGGCCTGCCCGCAGCCATTATAGCGGCCGGTGCTACTCTTCATTACCTGAAGGATACGGAACATCCGCACCTGCAGCATATCACGCGTATGCAGCGGATCAACCAGGAAGATTTCCTCTGGATGGACCGGTTCACCGTGCGTAACCTGGAGCTGTTGAACAGCAGTGTGGAAAACGGGCATACGCTCCTGAAGGTGCTGGACAATACGGTGACACCGATGGGCGCCCGCCTGTTGAAACGCTGGCTGGTATTCCCTCTGCGGGATATGAAGGCCATCAACGAGCGACTGGATACCGTAGAGCATTTCATCAGAGAAACGGATCCTGCCAAAACGCTGACTCATCACCTGAAGCAAACGGGCGACCTCGAGCGCCTCGTGTCAAAGATACCTCTGCGGAAAATCAATCCCCGGGAAGTGATGCAGCTGGCCCGTTCCCTGCAACAGGTGCAGGCAGTGCAGGAACTGCTGACCGGCAGCAGCAACAGCTACCTGTCACGGCTAAACGAAAAACTCGATCCCTGCCAGCCACTGCTGGAGCGTATTCTGAACGAAGTAACAGACAATCCTCCGGTACAGGTGAACAAAGGCGGCGTTATCAAAGAAGGGGTGAATGCTGAGCTGGACGACCTGCGCAATATTGCCACCAAAGGCAAGGACTATCTGCTGCAGATTCAACAAAAGGAATCGGAAGCAACCGGTATACCTTCTCTGAAGATCGCCTTCAACAACGTTTTCGGCTATTACCTGGAAGTAACCAATACGCATAAAAATAAAGTACCGGAAGCCTGGATCAGGAAACAAACGCTCGCCAATGCCGAGCGTTATATCACTCCGGAGCTGAAGGAATACGAAGAAAAAATTGTTGGAGCAGAAGATAAAATACAGGCACTGGAAACCAGGCTATTTGAAGAACTGGTACAGGCCATGCAGGGCTATATACGCCCGGTGCAGGAAGATGCGCAGGTATTTGCGCGGCTCGACTGCCTGCTTTGTTTTGCGCACAATGCCGTACAATACAAATACCGCCGCCCGCATATCAACGAGGGCTTTGAGCTGGTCATCAAAGAAGGCCGGCATCCGGTTATAGAACGCGGATTGCCGCCCGGAGAAAGCTATGTGGCCAATGATCTTCAGCTGGATAAAGATCAACAACAGATCATCATACTTACCGGACCCAATATGAGCGGTAAATCGGCGTTGCTGCGTCAGACAGCGCTCATTACCCTGATGGCGCACATGGGCAGCTTTGTACCAGCCAGCAGTGCGGAAATAGGGCTGACAGACAAAATCTTCACCCGGGTAGGTGCATCGGATAACCTGAGCGGCGGCGAATCCACATTCATGGTAGAGATGAATGAAACTGCCAGCATCATCAATAACGTCACTTCCCGCAGCCTGGTAATACTGGATGAAATAGGCAGGGGTACCAGTACTTACGATGGTATTTCCATTGCGTGGAGTATTGTGGAATATCTCCATGATATGACCGAGCATCGGCCGAAAACCTTATTTGCCACGCACTATCACGAGCTGAATGAACTGGAGAACAAGCATAGCCGCGTGAAGAACTTCCATATCACCAATATGGAATCGGGCAATAAGATCATATTCCTGCGCAAACTGGCGTCGGGTGGCAGCCGCCATAGTTTTGGTATACACGTAGCGCGCATGGCGGGTATGCCACCGGAGCTGATCAACCGGGCCAATGATGTACTCGCGCATCTCGAGGAAAAGCATATTGAGGCGCCGTTACAGAAGAATGTAAAGCAGATCAGTACGCCGTCGCAGCAGTTACAATTGAATATTTTTGATGCGCATAGTGATACCTTCCGCCAGATCCGGGAAAAGCTGGAACATGTGGATATTAACAGGCTGACACCAGTAGAAGCGTTGCTGAAGCTGAGCGAGATAAAGAATATGATTGGATAATACTATTTGCTTTTAGCGAGGCTATATAAAACGAACCGGCCGTTACTGGTAGTAACGGCCGGTTTTGTATTGAAGGATGAAGGTGTATTATCTTACGTCCCAGAATATTTTCACGTTAGCTTTGTCTTTTGCAGCGACCTTAGCGTAGTTGTCCGGGTTATAAATCTGCTCTGTAGAAGGATATAACAGACGTTGCGGAGGCTGGGTTGCACCAGAAGCAGGTGCCATTGCAAAAGGTAACGCCGGATAGCCGGTACGTCTTACTTCTGTCCATGCTTCACCAGCCTGCAGGATGAAGAAGTTCACCCATTTCTGTGTCCAGATTTTCACCAGTTTCTGCTGGGTAGTACCACTGTAGGCAACACCCGGCTGAGCCACGAAATTACTGATTACAGTAGCAGATGGCGTAGGCAGAATAGGCCAGGTGCCACTGCTGAATACCGCAGATTGGTTGATGGAATAATAGAATTTAACAGATTGAGAAATGCCATTCTCATAATCAGCCTGCGGAGAACCGACTCCCCATCTTTCGCCAGCTTCAGCTTTCAGGAAGCTTACTTCAGATGCAGTGAATATTACACCGGGAACATTATAGTTGTTGAAGAAGGTAGCGGTATCGTAGGTAGCATAACCCAGGCTGTCGTAGTTAACAGCAGTTCCATTGGAAGGAAAACCTTTCATGCCATATTTCTTGCCCGGATCCCAATATACATCCACACGGGGATCTTTATTTGCAGCCATTACGGTATCGAGGAGGAATGCAGGAGCATAAGGACTACCGGTCAATGCGCTCTGGATATCGCTCTTCAGAGTAGTGGGGCTCATTTTAATCAGCGCATTCTGGTCGTTATCGGTGATCAGCGGATATTTTGCAGGATCTGCGAGCATAGCAGTAACGGCAGCTTTAGCAGTTCCTTCTTTCACATAAGAGGTATGCATTAATAAACGCAGGCGCAGAGAGTTGGTATAGCGTCTCCAGGCCATCAGATCGCCGCCCAGCATGATATCAGCCTTTTTGAGGCTGGCCTCAGCTTCAACAGATACCTGTGCTGTTGCAAAATAGCTATTCAGCTGGTCCAGGCCAGTGATTAATGTATCATAAAGCGCTGCGGCATCATCAAAAGCAGCTGGCTTAACAGTACGGTCAGCTGTGTTCAGGGAACCTGCCTGGCTAAAAGGAATATCTCCCCAGAGATCCACCATCTGTGCAGCCTGGTCGTACAGCACCACTTTCGCACAATTCAGGAAAATTACCTGCTGTGCCTGTTGTTGTGCAGACAATTTACCGAAGGTTAATTCCATTTCCCTGTAGTTAGCCATGATACCGGGACCTACATAGTTCAGATCATTGTCGTCACTTTTAGCACCATCATAAAAGTCTACCCAGCGGTTCTCTGTATAACTCAAAGAAGGGATGTACATTTTATTGGATGGTGACATAGCAGTTGTTTGCGAAAAAGCTGCTGTTGTTGGCAATATAAATGTTGCATAATCCCAGTAAGAAGGGCGCATGCGTTTGTTTATAAACATACCGCTGAGCAATTTGCTCATGGATCCGGCAGGTGCTAACTCCGGATTCGGGTAGGCGTCTGCAATTTGTTTCTTACAGGCGCTGAAGCCAGCTACCAGTAAGACGAGCAGTGAAGTATTTATTAAGAAGCGTTTCATTTTAATCTGTTAAGTTCGTTTTACAAATTGATATCCTCTTAGAAACGGGCACGAATGCTGGCACCCAAACTTCTTGTTGGTCCAACGGTACCACCATCAACTCCCTGATCCAGCCAGTAAGAACCTACTGCCATTTCCGGATCCAGGCCTTTAGGCAGGGTTTTCCAGATGTAGAACAGGTTTCTGCCGATCAATGAAAACTGCAGACCCTGGAAGTGCAATTTTTCAACAATGCTTTTAGGCATGTTATAAGTGAGTGTTACCTCACGCACCTTGATATAGCTGTTTTTAAATACTGCTTTCTCATATAAACCATTGGTTTCCCAATCGTAGTTGTTTCTATAGTACACGGAAGCAGGAATTACTTTCTCATTCTTTTTACCGTCTTCTGTTACACCAGGCAGGATTAAACCATCATGTTTAGAACCATTGGGATTGGCCACCAGATTTCCACCGGCGTAATCAATCGGATCATAAGCAATACCACCATGAGCAGCATCTCTGTATTGGAGAGTGCTCTTAAACATACCGGCACCGAGCTGATAGTAGTAAGGAATAGATACCAGGTTACCACCTAAGCGATAATCCAGGGTAAAGTCGAGTGTAAAGGCTTTATAAGTGAGCGAGTTAGAGAAACCACCCACTACTTTAGGCATGATGTTACCAGCATATTCATAAGCACCGGTATTGGCAGTATAAATACCATCCTGGTTTACGATCTTGTTACCATTCGCATCCTTATTAGCCGGGTGTACATAGATGTTACCCAGTGGATCACCAACATTAGATCTGATCAGCAGGTAGCCACCATCGTATGCAGGCATAGTCAGGGTGGTTTGGCCGTCTCTTAAAGCAGAAAGTTTGTTTCTGTTAACAGCAAAGTTAAAGCGGGTATTCCAGTGGAAATTTTTAGTAGTGACCGGCGTAGCGTTGATAGCAGCTTCATAACCAAAGTTTGTCAGATCACCAGCGTTCATCAGCTGAGAGGTAGCACCAGAAGAAGCAGGTGTACTCATTGTCAGGATCTGGTTTATTATTTTGTTATTGTAGTAGCTAAAGTCTACACCCAGTCTGTTTTTCAGGAGTCGTGCTTCAAATCCGAACTCTACTTCCCTTTTCTTTTCAGATCTCAGCTCTTCATTACCGAATGCGCTGGGATTGCTCTGCTGGTAAGGCACGTTGTTTTTGCTGATCGTAACGATATATGGATTATAGGCGACGTTGGACTGATACATAGTGGGGTGATTACCCACAAGACCGTAAGATGCCCTGAACTTCGCATAATCTATAAAGGAAGGCAGTTTTGCTACTTCAGAGAGCAGGAAGCCGGCGTTTACAGAAGGATAGAAATATTTATTGTTCTTCACCGGTAATGTAGAAGTAGATTCATAACGGCCGGTTCCTTCCAGGAACAGGAATCCTTTATAGCTCAGGTTCAACATACCGAATCCTGCTACGTCAATCTGTTCTGCGCGAACGCCTGTAGCATAAATAGGATCTGCAGAGTTTAATAAGCTGAACCAGTTTTCATCTATCAGACCGCCTTTCGTTTGTGTATACTGATTTTTATAGGTCTGTTTACGGGCTGTATAACCGCCTGTAACAGACAGATCAAAATCCTTTGAAATTTTAGGAGTATAAATCAACAAAGCATCTCCGTAGAAAGAGTTGTTATTACGGGTATTCAGTGCATACTGACCAGTGTAGCCATAAGCCACCGGTTTGGTATTATGCTGCTGATCCGAAGTAGTCACATTGGTGAAGTCGCCACCCAGCC
The genomic region above belongs to Chitinophaga sp. 180180018-3 and contains:
- a CDS encoding RNA methyltransferase; translation: MRKLSMDELGRKTAEEFKAADKTPLVLVLDNVRSMHNVGSVFRTADAFLLQGIMLCGYTPVPPHRDINKTALGATETVEWKYAETTLSAVQELKAAGYLVMAVEQAVNSQMLNKFIPPAGQPLALVFGNEVSGVDAGVMKIVDGCIEIPQLGMKHSLNISVSTGIVVWEIFNKLR
- the mutS gene encoding DNA mismatch repair protein MutS, with product MAKSKSEETPLMQQHKAIKEKYPDAVLLFRVGDFYETFNEDAVIAARVLGIVLTKRANGAASYVDLAGFPHHALDTYLHKLVKAGHRVAVCDQLEDPKMVKGIVKRGVTEMVTPGVAINDKLLENSSNNFLAAVHFGGDVTGVSFLDISTGEFFIAEGSTEYVDKLLQSFRPAEVLFAKQQQKNFKATFGTRFYTYNMDEWIFTTTYAEETLLRHFQTHSLKGFGIEGLPAAIIAAGATLHYLKDTEHPHLQHITRMQRINQEDFLWMDRFTVRNLELLNSSVENGHTLLKVLDNTVTPMGARLLKRWLVFPLRDMKAINERLDTVEHFIRETDPAKTLTHHLKQTGDLERLVSKIPLRKINPREVMQLARSLQQVQAVQELLTGSSNSYLSRLNEKLDPCQPLLERILNEVTDNPPVQVNKGGVIKEGVNAELDDLRNIATKGKDYLLQIQQKESEATGIPSLKIAFNNVFGYYLEVTNTHKNKVPEAWIRKQTLANAERYITPELKEYEEKIVGAEDKIQALETRLFEELVQAMQGYIRPVQEDAQVFARLDCLLCFAHNAVQYKYRRPHINEGFELVIKEGRHPVIERGLPPGESYVANDLQLDKDQQQIIILTGPNMSGKSALLRQTALITLMAHMGSFVPASSAEIGLTDKIFTRVGASDNLSGGESTFMVEMNETASIINNVTSRSLVILDEIGRGTSTYDGISIAWSIVEYLHDMTEHRPKTLFATHYHELNELENKHSRVKNFHITNMESGNKIIFLRKLASGGSRHSFGIHVARMAGMPPELINRANDVLAHLEEKHIEAPLQKNVKQISTPSQQLQLNIFDAHSDTFRQIREKLEHVDINRLTPVEALLKLSEIKNMIG
- a CDS encoding SusD/RagB family nutrient-binding outer membrane lipoprotein is translated as MKRFLINTSLLVLLVAGFSACKKQIADAYPNPELAPAGSMSKLLSGMFINKRMRPSYWDYATFILPTTAAFSQTTAMSPSNKMYIPSLSYTENRWVDFYDGAKSDDNDLNYVGPGIMANYREMELTFGKLSAQQQAQQVIFLNCAKVVLYDQAAQMVDLWGDIPFSQAGSLNTADRTVKPAAFDDAAALYDTLITGLDQLNSYFATAQVSVEAEASLKKADIMLGGDLMAWRRYTNSLRLRLLMHTSYVKEGTAKAAVTAMLADPAKYPLITDNDQNALIKMSPTTLKSDIQSALTGSPYAPAFLLDTVMAANKDPRVDVYWDPGKKYGMKGFPSNGTAVNYDSLGYATYDTATFFNNYNVPGVIFTASEVSFLKAEAGERWGVGSPQADYENGISQSVKFYYSINQSAVFSSGTWPILPTPSATVISNFVAQPGVAYSGTTQQKLVKIWTQKWVNFFILQAGEAWTEVRRTGYPALPFAMAPASGATQPPQRLLYPSTEQIYNPDNYAKVAAKDKANVKIFWDVR
- a CDS encoding SusC/RagA family TonB-linked outer membrane protein is translated as MRRLLLLTTLLFLCCNIAAWAQGKKAITGTVKDTHGTPLPGVTVKEKNASNGATTGPDGAFKMQVAPGATLVFSYIGFINQEVTVNEQSAFNIILKEDNKNLNEVVVTAMGIKREAKALGYAVSTVSSKEITESGSTNFASALYGKAAGVKIVSAPGGAASGVSVQVRGVSSVGLNTQPLYVVDGVPLRNFNDPTTNRFGTSGGRIEGNGALDINPEDIETLTVLKGASASALYGSEANNGVIVITTKKGTKGRGLNVDVNYVYNQERLAATPDYQNEYGPGYDPATNLSIGADADGWLKDPDGAMHPYYRAYGQFGPKFDGRDVKYWDGTTRKYVAQKNNYKDFFQTGHNSAANVAISNASDKGSFRFSYNRVDYKSIMPGSSLYKNNFNFNGTLNLSQRVSVDVVSTYNNNFVHNRANVMSNIFGSYDGFFSRFDDMNTFFNKYQTRDGYKFIDANNSQYLQDEKMTYRFRATNVMDYLWNNLRNNYDETQNRFINSVTLNVGILDNLRFRGRLGGDFTNVTTSDQQHNTKPVAYGYTGQYALNTRNNNSFYGDALLIYTPKISKDFDLSVTGGYTARKQTYKNQYTQTKGGLIDENWFSLLNSADPIYATGVRAEQIDVAGFGMLNLSYKGFLFLEGTGRYESTSTLPVKNNKYFYPSVNAGFLLSEVAKLPSFIDYAKFRASYGLVGNHPTMYQSNVAYNPYIVTISKNNVPYQQSNPSAFGNEELRSEKKREVEFGFEARLLKNRLGVDFSYYNNKIINQILTMSTPASSGATSQLMNAGDLTNFGYEAAINATPVTTKNFHWNTRFNFAVNRNKLSALRDGQTTLTMPAYDGGYLLIRSNVGDPLGNIYVHPANKDANGNKIVNQDGIYTANTGAYEYAGNIMPKVVGGFSNSLTYKAFTLDFTLDYRLGGNLVSIPYYYQLGAGMFKSTLQYRDAAHGGIAYDPIDYAGGNLVANPNGSKHDGLILPGVTEDGKKNEKVIPASVYYRNNYDWETNGLYEKAVFKNSYIKVREVTLTYNMPKSIVEKLHFQGLQFSLIGRNLFYIWKTLPKGLDPEMAVGSYWLDQGVDGGTVGPTRSLGASIRARF